The following coding sequences are from one Triticum dicoccoides isolate Atlit2015 ecotype Zavitan chromosome 4A, WEW_v2.0, whole genome shotgun sequence window:
- the LOC119286700 gene encoding uncharacterized protein LOC119286700: MRSVANSGLATRFWEDRWLDGSRIQDVAPLLYSRVPKRIRDSRLVAPAVENGSWALDVGPDIGPAVFCTSSLWWSCRGRPPGSSPSNLPMRLAFGVEKEDCLGEDLRGLGQTGLDSHSTGQVGGMGCGQNKKKKASGGRMSKGILTSESCPTGGRSETMAESCSVRVLEFGPFAGGVGFPLRGEVREGLGDALKLFGVISIFHLVLMDDKTEKGKEKDGSASTPPNRRKAGLKFLPKVPTKKTPKIVPKMRSACAKKVMVGFYREPEEERELDTIDKELLMKLRIPQSQGALERRSKAEKSEACVQVAFGQVNSSTARSFPNPKSSSSVKQEQEVNLFSKYMMSGVTSSAAKLPKQFTGPQDFTHHSYNYPPITLPLRRPHSADPGYGVVHFCSFWLFATSCSQFAFQKRFNRHSSIFGTEDFDKDAFGEFSSSRTQDGELTAAKELGLMDTEDKMNTPQLLFFQFPASLPLPQVVSVAGGDMDTSDSEGVETEETNKKRRLESINGCKLKDLPGGLMGKLLVYKSGKVKMRLGDALFDVSAGLDCTFAQEAVAINTNKKHCCSLGEVNKRAILTPDIEYLVDSIKRIG, encoded by the exons ATGAGGAGTGTGGCGAACTCTGGGCTTGCTACACGTTTTTGGGAGGACCGCTGGCTTGATGGCAGCCGGATTCAAGATGTTGCACCGCTCCTATACAGCCGGGTTCCAAAACGCATCAGAGACTCCCGGTTAGTTGCACCGGCGGTGGAGAATGGGAGTTGGGCTTTGGATGTTGGCCCTGACATCGGACCTGCCGTGTTTTGCACGAGTTCTTTGTG GTGGTCTTGTCGTGGGAGGCCACCGGGCAGTTCTCCGTCAAATCTGCCTATGAGGCTGGCTTTTGGGGTCGAGAAAGAA GACTGCTTGGGCGAGGATCTGCGAGGCCTTGGGCAAACCGGATTGGACTCCCACTCAACAGGACAAGTTGGCGGAATGGGCTGTGGACAA aacaaaaagaagaaggccAGCGGAGGCAGGATGTCAAAAGGAATATTGACTTCAGAAAGTTGCCCAACAGGTGGACGATCAGAAACCATGGCCGAA TCGTGCTCTGTGCGGGTTTTGGAATTCGGACCTTTTGCTGGTGGTGTGGGGTTTCCGCTCCGTGGTGAGGTGCGGGAGGGCTTAGGGGACGCCCTGAAGCTGTTCGGCGTTATTTCT ATCTTCCACTTGGTTCTCATGGACGACAAGACTGAAAAAGGGAAAGAGAAGGATGGCTCTGCTTCCACTCCACCCAATCGCCGCAAA GCCGGACTTAAATTTTTACCCAAGGTGCCTACTAAGAAGACACCAAAAATTGTCCCTAAGAT GCGCAGTGCTTGTGCAAAGAAAGTAATGGTGGGATTCTACAGGGAACCGGAAGAGGAGAGGGAGCTTGACACAATTGATAAGGAGTTACTGATGAAACTTAGAATACCACAG AGTCAAGGTGCTCTCGAAAGAAGATCCAAGGCTGAGAAAAGTG AAGCCTGTGTTCAGGTTGCATTTGGACAAGTGAACTCTTCAACTGCAAGATCCTTCCCCAACCCTAAAAGTTCTTCATCAG TTAAACAAGAGCAGGAGGTAAACCTTTTTAGCAAGTATATGATGTCTGGCGTTACGTCTTCTGCTGCAAAGTTACCCAAACAGTTCACTGGACCTCAG GACTTTACCCATCACAGCTACAACTATCCTCCTATTACTCTCCCTCTGAGGAGGCCCCACTCTGCAGATCCAGGTTATGGTGTTGTTCATTTTTGCAGTTTTTGGCTTTTTGCCACATCATGCTCACAGTTTGCCTTTCAAAAACGCTTTAATCGACATTCTTCTATCTTCGGTACAGAAGATTTTGACAAAGACGCGTTCGGAGAGTTTTCTTCCAGCAGAACACAAGATGGTGAATTAACTGCAGCTAAAGAACTTGGGCTAATG GACACTGAGGACAAGATGAATACACCACAGTTGCTCTTCTTCCAGTTCCCTGCATCTCTTCCTTTACCGCAGGTTGTATCAGTTGCTGGGGGAGATATGGACACCAGTGACAGTGAGGGGGTTGAAACAGAAGAAACCAACAAGAAGAGGAGACTCGAGTCGATCAACGGCTGTAAGCTAAAAGATTTGCCAGGTGGTCTCATGGGGAAGCTGCTCGTGTACAAGAGTGGTAAAGTGAAGATGAGGCTTGGAGATGCACTCTTTGAT GTTTCAGCTGGTTTGGACTGCACATTTGCTCAAGAGGCTGTAGCGATCAACACAAACAAGAAGCACTGCTGCAGCCTGGGGGAGGTGAACAAGCGTGCCATCCTAACTCCTGATATCGAGTACTTGGTAGACTCCATCAAGAGGATTGGATAG